CCGTCATGGTCCCGCTGTGGATGGCCCCGATGGCGATCGCCACCGGCAACGCGTTCATCCTCAAGCCCTCCGAACGGGACCCGTCCGCGCCGATGCTGCTAGCCAAGCTGTGGAAGCAGGCCGGCCTGCCCGATGGTGTGTTCCAGGTCCTGCACGGCGGCAAGGAAACCGTTGACGGTTTGCTGACCCACCCGGACGTGGACGGCATTAGTTTTGTTGGTTCCACCCCGATCGCCCAGTACGTCCACGAGACCGCCACCCGGCACGGCAAACGGGTCCAGGCCCTGGGCGGGGCGAAGAACCACGCCATCATCATGCCCGACGCCGACCTGGACAACGCCGCGGACCACCTCGCCGCCGCCGCGTTCGGTTCCGCCGGGGAACGCTGCATGGCCATCTCCGTCGCCGTCGCCGTCGGGGACGCCGCAGAGTTGATCGTGAAAAAAGTTCAAGAACGCGCCCTGGCCGTGAAAGTCGCCAACGGCACCGAGCCCGACGCCGAAATGGGACCGGTCATCACCCCGGCCTCCAAGGAACGCATCCTGCGGATCGTTACCGAAGCCGAAACCGCCGGCGCGGCCATGGTCGTGGACGGCCGCGACCTCGTGGTCCCCGGCCACGAAGACGGGTTCTGGGTCGGCCCCACCGTGATCGACCACGTGGGCACCGAAATGAGCGCCTACACCGAGGAAATCTTCGGCCCCGTCCTGGTCGTGGTCCGCGTCGCCGACCTCGAAGAAGGCATCGCGCTGATCAACGCCAACCCCTACGGCAACGGCACCGCGATCTTCACCTCCAACGGCGCCGCAGCAAGGAAGTTCCAGCGCTCCGTGACCGTGGGCATGGTGGGCATCAACGTGCCCCTGCCCGTCCCGGTCGCCTACCACTCCTTCGGCGGCTGGAAAAACTCCCTCTTCGGCGACAAACACATCTACGGCCCCGAAGGCGTCTCCTTCTACACCCGCGGCAAAGTCATCACCTCCCGCTGGCCAGAACCCACCCACGCCTCCGGCGCCTCCTACAACTTCCCCTCCAACTAACAGCCACCATTCGCCATGGTCGATGGGCCTCCTGAGGGAAGGACCATCGACCATGGCGTTTTAACCCGTCGTCGACCGCCGCAGCTCCCGGCCGCCGTCTAGCGTTCCGAACTGGACGCCTGGATGTTGTGCATGTGCTCGGGTGCTACTTCGTCACTCGCGGGAGCCACAGCCTTCGCGAGGATGACTCCGAAGGCGCAAAACAGCAAGGGCAAGATGAACGCCAGCGTCAGCCCAACCATTCCACCCAGCCAGCCAATAATGGCCGGGCCTGCAAGCAGTCCCACGTACCCGCAGCTAACCACCCGCGCGAGCGTCTTGCCGGAATCGTCCCGTCCTGCGGCGCCCGCTGCCGTGTAGATCTGCGGAATGATCCCTGAAAGTCCCAGGCCGAACAGTAGCCATCCGATGATCGAGAGCGGATAGAGCGTCGATGTGACGACAGCCAGCATCCCGGCTCCGGCCATAAGGGAACCGTAGCGAATCACCCGGACAGGCCCCAGCGCATGCGCCGCCCGGTCGGCGAGCAGCCGACCAACCGTCATGGCCGACGCGAATGCACCATAGGCCAAGGCGGCCGCAGCCTCGGACTCATTGAGACACTCGACAGTCTGGAGCGCGCTCCAATCGTTGGCTGCCCCTTCCGAAAGCAGTATCAGGAACGCCATGACGGCGAGGGCAACGATCCTACGCCGATTGCGATCCGGCAAAACAGTGCCTTGTGATGCATCTTCGTTTACAGGGTCAGGACCGGCTCCGGCTTCGAGCCGGAGTTCGGTTGCGGTGGACAGCAGCCTGGGCGCAGAGAATGCTGCGCCTGCCGCACCTACGAGGCAAGCAAGGAAGAGAATCCACGCCAGGTCCAGGCCGGAGGATTGCCCGGCCGCTGCGGCAACGGCCCCGACAGCGCCGCCCAAGGAATAGAAGGCATGGAAAGCGGACATAATCGGCCGGCTGTATCCTCGTTCCACAACGACCGCATGCTGATTCATCGCCACATCGGTGATTCCGTGGCCGAGGCCAAAGATGAACAGGGCGGCACCCAGGGAGACCGCATCGGTGGCCATGCCCGGCAGGTTCACGGTGACGACCAGGAATCCGAGTCCCAACAAGGAACTGGCCCGGCTACCGATCTTGCGAATGAGGATACCGGTGAACTGCATTGACACCAGTGCGCCGAGTCCAAGAAGAAGGATGAGTCCGCCGAGAACGGCATGGGATGTCCCGGTCCGCTCTTGGATGTCCGGAATATTGACAAGCCAGATTGCCGAAAGGAACCCGACTACGGCAAACGTGCCGAACACGCCCCACCGGGCACGGACAAGTGCGCGCTGAGGCTTGAGGAGGCAGGGCGGCATGGAAATCCTTCCGGATCAAGACTGTGGAACGTCCTCGTGTAACCCTGGCGATGTCTTGACGTGGCCTATCGGCCTGCTTCAGAAACGGACGACAACGAGAAGGGGAGACGTTACGGCATCCCGAACGCTATGTGTACGATCGTACGCGGAGCAGTGGGTTCAAGCAAGGCTGGTCCTGGCCGTCCCTGACTCGCCCGGTGCCGACCACAAGAATGAACGCGGCGACGACGGAACTTGGAAGACAGTGGATTCACCCACCGGCCAACGATTTCCCATCGTGTGCCGGTCGGGCCTGAACGTTCCGCCGTGAGGGCCGCACAACACTGCTGCAAGTGCTGTACGGCCCAGTGCTGCTGCTAAACGGGAGAGCTTTTCGGCTTCACGGCCCTAGATCGATGGGACGGAGTGCTTCCGCACCCCAGCTTGCTCGTCGGCCAGGGGGCGACGTGCTGTCTCTGCGCTCATCAGCAGCCCGGCCAGCGAGAGTACGCCGATGCCCATCAGGAAGAACGCCGGCGAGCTCGCGTTGCCGGTGGTGGCTATCAGCCATGTGCCGATGAGCGGTGCGACGCCTCCGAAAAGCATGGCGCCGACGTTGAAGGGCAGCGCGAACCCGAGGTAGCGCGAGCGGGTGCCGAACAACTCGGTGAAGAACGACGGGAAGACCGCGTCGTTCATTGCGAAGAACATCAGCGACGCAACAAGGACGGCCGAGGCGAGGACCACTCCGCCGAAGGAGAGCAGCGTCATGATCGGGTAGCTCAAGAGGATGAAAGCGATGCTCGAGATCATCAGGGTGCGCTTACGGCCGATGCGGTCGGAGAGACGGGCGGCGAGGGGGATGAAGATGATGTGTGCCAGCAAGCCAATGGTGACCACCAGAGTCGCGTTTGCTTCGCTCATACCTGCTTCCTCGATGAGGAAAGAGGGCGTGTAGCTGAGCAGAAGGTAGTAGGCGCCGGCGTTGAGTGACATGACGAGCAGTGCCTTGAACATCGACGGCAGGCTCTTGCGCGTCTCGGACCAACGGCTCGTGGCCGGGTGCTGATCGACAAGGATCTCGCGTTGCTTCTTTTCGAGTTCAAGCACCCGGCGGAACTGAGGGGTGTCTTCCAGGCGCAGCCGGAGCCAGAGGCCAACAATGCCGAGCGGGCCTGCCACGAGGAACGGAATCCTCCAGCCCCACTCCTGCATGAACTCCGGCGACGTGCTTGCGTAGAGGACGGTGGCCATGAGTGATGCCGCCAGGAAGCCAGCAGCTGCTGCGATGGGTACAACGCTGGTAAGCAGTCCGCGTTTGGCGGCGGGGGCATACTCGGCAACGAAAGTGCCCGCGCCGGCGTACTCCCCGGAGGCAGAGAAACTCTGCGTCATGCGGAGCAAGAGGAGCAGGATCGGTGCAGAAACGCCGATCATGCCATAGCTCGGAATGAACCCGATGAGGAAAGTCGCTCCGGACATGAGGATGATAGTGGTGGCGAGGATGCTCTTGCGCCCGATTTTGTCGCCCAGGCTGCCCCAGACGAAAGCGCCCAGCGGGCGAACCAGGAAGGAGAGCGCGAACACCGCGAAGGTACTCATCAGTGCAACAGCGCGGTCTTCCGGGGGGAAGAAGACCATGGCGATGGTAGTTGCGAGGTAGCTATAGCTGGCGTAATCGAAGTACTCCAGTAAGGTTCCAAGCCCGCTGGCTATGACGACTCGGCGGAGCATGGACCGGGGGACGGAATCGGTGGTGACAAGGGTTGTGGGCATGATGGCGTTCCTCGTTTGAATACCGGGTCTGTGCGGTGGATCCGCATGGATGTGACGACCATCATGGCAGCTAACCCCGCACCGGAATATGGCCCCAGTGGCGAACCTGAACTTATCGTTATGGACCTAGTGGTGAAGTATCAGCGCTGTCGCGGAAGCCCCGGGCCTTGAGGGCGAGCCAGAGCTCGGTCTGAGCATCGATGCCGTCAAGATCGTGCCCTGTGATCTGGACGATCCGTTGCATCCGGTTCCGAACCGTATGCCGGTGGACGCCCATGCGTTCGGCTGTTGCTTCGATGGATCGACGTTCGAGAAGCCAGGTGTGCAAGGTGCGGAGGAGGGCTTCACCTCCTCGTGAGTTCTCGATCGGGGCAAGGACGGCGGTGGAGAACGATTCCAGGTAGTCGGAAGGGGCCGCGTTGATCAGGAACTCGTGCGAGGCTCCGTCGACATACTCGATTGGCGTGCCGGCCCGACGGCTGGTCTCCAAGGCCAGGGTGGCTTGCCTTATGCTCCGGACGGAGTGTTCAGGGGCGCCGGAGGTGCCGATCCCCGTTGGGACGTCCAGGCCGTAGTCGGCAAGCGCCTGGCGGGGGTCCACTGTTGCCAGGCACTCGACGACGCGGTGGCGGTGCCGGATAAAGGGCGCGGCGAGCACCACAGCGAGGTCGTCGATGAGCACTTCGGCGTGTGTCTCATTTCTTGCTTCGATGGCTACGCCACGGAGTGGGCCTGGATCGATCCCAAGGCTCCGCAGGAATGTCCGCGCGCCTCCCGGCTCCGTGAGCGTCAAAAGGCGCGCAAACCGTTCGGCTCGTTTCCGACGTGCCGACTCGTCGAGGAACCACAGGCGTTCGAATTCGAGTGCCAGGAGGGACCGGAGCGCCGGCGCGGCTAGCTCAGCCGTCTCGCGGCCCGAGGGAATCCGGACGCAGTAGCCGCGTACGGTGTCGTTGCCGGCAAAGGGGGAAATCTCGACCGTGGCCTCCGCCTCCCCGGTTGCATTGTCCGGCTGTGCTGTCAACGTGGACGCGGACAGCCGGAGTTGCTCACCAAGCCGGGGCGCTTGATGACTGGCGAGGCGTTCGCCCAGCGGAGCCAGCAGGCTCGATGGGAACGTCGAGCTTCGGGCCATGGCCCGCCCGAGCCGGTCGAAAACAGCTACTGGCTCATCGGTTCGTTGTTGCCAGCCGGACAGCAGGTCCCCGACGGAGCCGCCGCGGGTCACGATTGCGGTAATTTCCATCTGCAGATCGAGGGGTCGTCTCAGGGCCTCCCGCTGGGCATCCGAGACCAGGGCTGTAATGGAGTGAGCAATCCGTCCCATGTCGGCGAAGTCGGCAGTCAGCAGCGGCACATCATGCTCGTTGGCAAGGCTAAGCACCTGCGAAGGGAGCGTCTCGAATGCTGCCCCGGACCCGAGCCCGATGATGAACCCGGAGGCGCCAGCGCCCATGGCTTCCGAAAGGAACGCTTCCCAGGCGCCCCAGTCCGAGCCAAGGTGCAGTCCACTGGTGAGGACCAGTTCCCCGCCGCGCAGGCCCGGAATGGGGCCCTTGCGCTCAAGGGCCAGTGGGATGCCGGCTGGTCGTTGACCTGCCCTGCCTTCGTGGGCCATCGTCAGCCCGAGTCCATTGGTCGCGATCAGCTTAGTGACCGTGAACGTCTGTCCATCAAGTGCCATGCCCTCATGTTACCGCC
This window of the Arthrobacter sp. StoSoilB5 genome carries:
- a CDS encoding MFS transporter; the protein is MPTTLVTTDSVPRSMLRRVVIASGLGTLLEYFDYASYSYLATTIAMVFFPPEDRAVALMSTFAVFALSFLVRPLGAFVWGSLGDKIGRKSILATTIILMSGATFLIGFIPSYGMIGVSAPILLLLLRMTQSFSASGEYAGAGTFVAEYAPAAKRGLLTSVVPIAAAAGFLAASLMATVLYASTSPEFMQEWGWRIPFLVAGPLGIVGLWLRLRLEDTPQFRRVLELEKKQREILVDQHPATSRWSETRKSLPSMFKALLVMSLNAGAYYLLLSYTPSFLIEEAGMSEANATLVVTIGLLAHIIFIPLAARLSDRIGRKRTLMISSIAFILLSYPIMTLLSFGGVVLASAVLVASLMFFAMNDAVFPSFFTELFGTRSRYLGFALPFNVGAMLFGGVAPLIGTWLIATTGNASSPAFFLMGIGVLSLAGLLMSAETARRPLADEQAGVRKHSVPSI
- a CDS encoding helix-turn-helix domain-containing protein; protein product: MALDGQTFTVTKLIATNGLGLTMAHEGRAGQRPAGIPLALERKGPIPGLRGGELVLTSGLHLGSDWGAWEAFLSEAMGAGASGFIIGLGSGAAFETLPSQVLSLANEHDVPLLTADFADMGRIAHSITALVSDAQREALRRPLDLQMEITAIVTRGGSVGDLLSGWQQRTDEPVAVFDRLGRAMARSSTFPSSLLAPLGERLASHQAPRLGEQLRLSASTLTAQPDNATGEAEATVEISPFAGNDTVRGYCVRIPSGRETAELAAPALRSLLALEFERLWFLDESARRKRAERFARLLTLTEPGGARTFLRSLGIDPGPLRGVAIEARNETHAEVLIDDLAVVLAAPFIRHRHRVVECLATVDPRQALADYGLDVPTGIGTSGAPEHSVRSIRQATLALETSRRAGTPIEYVDGASHEFLINAAPSDYLESFSTAVLAPIENSRGGEALLRTLHTWLLERRSIEATAERMGVHRHTVRNRMQRIVQITGHDLDGIDAQTELWLALKARGFRDSADTSPLGP
- a CDS encoding CoA-acylating methylmalonate-semialdehyde dehydrogenase, translated to MTTINHFINGAETSGEGDRTQPVYNPATGQVTAQLRLANEADLDATVAAAKKAAESWGDISLAKRTAVLFKFRELVAAHVDELAELITAEHGKVLSDAKGEIGRGLEVIEFACGIPQLLKGDYSDQVSTGIDVFSFREPLGVVAGITPFNFPVMVPLWMAPMAIATGNAFILKPSERDPSAPMLLAKLWKQAGLPDGVFQVLHGGKETVDGLLTHPDVDGISFVGSTPIAQYVHETATRHGKRVQALGGAKNHAIIMPDADLDNAADHLAAAAFGSAGERCMAISVAVAVGDAAELIVKKVQERALAVKVANGTEPDAEMGPVITPASKERILRIVTEAETAGAAMVVDGRDLVVPGHEDGFWVGPTVIDHVGTEMSAYTEEIFGPVLVVVRVADLEEGIALINANPYGNGTAIFTSNGAAARKFQRSVTVGMVGINVPLPVPVAYHSFGGWKNSLFGDKHIYGPEGVSFYTRGKVITSRWPEPTHASGASYNFPSN
- a CDS encoding MFS transporter: MPPCLLKPQRALVRARWGVFGTFAVVGFLSAIWLVNIPDIQERTGTSHAVLGGLILLLGLGALVSMQFTGILIRKIGSRASSLLGLGFLVVTVNLPGMATDAVSLGAALFIFGLGHGITDVAMNQHAVVVERGYSRPIMSAFHAFYSLGGAVGAVAAAAGQSSGLDLAWILFLACLVGAAGAAFSAPRLLSTATELRLEAGAGPDPVNEDASQGTVLPDRNRRRIVALAVMAFLILLSEGAANDWSALQTVECLNESEAAAALAYGAFASAMTVGRLLADRAAHALGPVRVIRYGSLMAGAGMLAVVTSTLYPLSIIGWLLFGLGLSGIIPQIYTAAGAAGRDDSGKTLARVVSCGYVGLLAGPAIIGWLGGMVGLTLAFILPLLFCAFGVILAKAVAPASDEVAPEHMHNIQASSSER